CGTCGCGCCCTCTCCTCGGCCTCCTCCGTCCATCTCGTTGATGCTGTCGCCATGGGCGCGTCTCAACTTCAACTTGGCTCGAGTGCGGGCCGGGTAGTACAAACAATGCTATCGAATTAGAAATCAATGATTTATTTGAGCTGAACTTCATATAAAACTTTATTTTGCTCCAGCCTAGAACGGGCCAGCCATAGCCCTTTCAGCCTTGCTGAAGCTCCGCCGGCGCTCTCTGATTTGTGTGTCCCCTACATTTATAGGCAAAGGAGCAAGGCGCAGGTGACGCGCACAACCATTTGGCCCCTCCGATTTTGTTGGAAGAGATACAGATGGCAAAACAGTATCGATGTTTATCTCTTCGATCGGTTTACAGCACGGCAACTATCGATCAGATATTCAGGTATACGTACGCGTATTTGCCGGCCGACTTGTAGGTATTCAGGAAAGTACGTATGAGCCCCGGCTAATCATATACCCTTAGCCTACGTGGTGGAGCCCCACTTGACCCAATTTGATGCTTGCATGCGCTAAGAATACGCATGCAATCTTTGGATAAAAAAAAAGAATACGCATGCAATCTTACCACAGCAAACAGGTTAGGCATTGTATCCATATACTCCTACATCACGCATGGGCCATGCAAAATGCACCCCGTTATGTACAACTGGAACAGGTAACATCCTGCCGTGACGGGATCGTCATATTAACCGGCGAGTTCACCATATACGACTGTTCCACGGTAGGTACACATGTCTTGGACCTCCGATCACATTCAATGCCCGCGTACACTCGCCAGTGTTCGATTGGCACCCATAGCTTTAGCAGGCGAGCCCATGTGCAACATCGCCATGTCACCTGCAAGTAAAAATAATTACATTAAGTCCAGAAAGTAGCTCATACAAGATGGATTCATAGTACATGATGACAATCACTGCTGAGGGGTTCTTGGAATCTTCGTTCATAAAAAATGTGCACTACAGTCCGATCAGGTGTTAATGCTACTAGAATTATTATAGGTTTGTTGGAGCTCTAAAAACATATTTTGGTGGTGCTAGAACTTGCTGAAACAGAATGCTTGAAGGAAGCAAAACATTTGTCAGCTCCCACCAGGCTTCCGATATATATACATGACTAAACAACACGCATAAAATGAATAAGCCTACTAATGATTCTACTGGAGCAGTGGAGCGTCATGGGGTTGAAATAACTAGAGTTGGACAACTGAAAAAGATTAACAAGTGAGCAGATCTAAAGCATAGAATGACAAGAGAAAATGCAGAAATGATAGAAAGATGTAAATGCAAAAACTGAACATCTAACTGAACTTGTCATAACCTGGCAGTGTTTTTGGCGAAGGATAAGCTTGGGATGAGTTTGGGAGAGGAGCAGAGAGTGAGACAGAATGGAAATGGAGAAGGGCGGAGGAGAAAAAAGCGAAACAAGTGGGACGGTTGTTCgatggaatttttttatttttgaggGCAATTCGATGGAAGTAAATGCCGGCACGTATGTGCTTGGTGGGCATACGGCGTCCCCGTACAGGACGTGGGATTTTTATCTGGGCCGGGATGCACTTGACGGACGGAGACGTAGTGATTGCGCTGCAGAGGTGGGCCATGACTCGGGAATATATATAATCCATATACGACTGCCTTGCCTGTACGTCCTAAAATACACGAGGGAGTGCGAATCTAGGAGAGAGAGAGCGGGGATGATAAAGCGAGCAGGTGTGCTCGCGCTCAGACTAGCACTTTCGTCGTTTGCtagtcgtttgttgcttttgcagaaacgtgcgcaaaggcactataatcGTCAAGATTCTGACTATGTGGCTAACGGGAAGAGATAAGGGCATGGAAGAAATACGTCAAGGACTTGAGTGAGAAGAAAAGAAGTAACCAGGGAAAGCAAAAGAAGAAAATGGACATTGTGAAGAAATCGTGAAGATTCCGACTATGTGGTTAACGAGAAGAGACAAGGGCATGAAAGAAATGCGTCAAGGACTTTGAGAAGAAAAGAAGTAACCAGGGGCAAGCTAAAGAAATAACTGGACCTTCTTGcgaagaaagaagaaaaggagaagggCCAAAGAGCAATAGTGGCAGATCAGGAAGGGGATCAAAATCCCTAGCCGCACCTCCATTGCAAATCGGACCTGGCTACATCTCCTTCTCCCCCAACCTCTGGCGTGGTGGTGCGCCACCCAGttatccatctccatctccaccacgtGCCACCTCCCTTTGCGAGAGCCACTAGCACCCCGGAGCCACAGCGCTACCTCCCTTTGGTGCTGCCTGTTCCTCACCTCTCCGATCTGCTGTTGCTCTATGctgctctctccctccctccctccccctctcctctctgtccCTCTGTCTGTGAGTCTGTCTGTCTTTCCCACGCCTTGCTCGCATGATATTGATGGAAGGGAGTTCAATACGAATCAAATCAACAGCAGCAGGGAGAGGATTTGAAGGAGATAAAAGAGGAAGGAGAGCAGATGATAAGATTAGTGGAAAGTTGCAGCAACAGCTGGTGTTGCAACCACCAGTAATGCCAGTGGCCGCCTTGCAAGGCTCAGGTTAGAAACACCCAGGAGGAGGCATGACCGTGCGCGAGTGCAGGGGAGAGAATAGGGTTCAGGGGCCAGCCTTAGACCTCCTCCTGATTACATTTTTAAGAAAACGGTGGGCCCATTTTGAATCGCTCGACTCAAAAGACTAGACTAGTCAACCAGCTAGTGGAGTCGAGTTAATCCCAAGCTACAATACTAGACTAGTTGCACAACTAGTTAAACACCATGGGGATAAATATGCACAAGCAAAAATAATCTCAGAATGCTGAAAACTAAATAACTAAAAACCTAAGGCTACGCAATCATCTTATATATCCTCACATTTTGCGGCTACCGAAAATAGAGGTCCAGATTATTCATTATTATAAGTAACTTCAAGTGGTGACTACGCTGCTACCTTGTCATGGATCATGATAAAGCAGGTGATCACTACCACTATTCAGTATAAAGAGTACAATATCCCCATAACAGTTACTAATTTTACAAGCTGGAATTGTTACCACATGATGCAAAACTGTCAACGATAGGAGGTAAGCAAAAAGTGGGTACCTTCAAAGATTATACTTATCTATCCTACTCAGGCTCTAAATAATACCACCTGAAAAGGTAAACATCGTAATCATTAAGTGAAAAGGACATCAGAAAATGTACAAACCTATCAAAATGCGCTTACCGAAGTTTCGTGCCCTTCTTTTTGGAGTATGGCCTTGGTGGCATGGGCCACACTCTGCCTCTGTACTTCCCGATGCCTCCATGCTCTTCTACAGTGAAAAGCGTTCCTCTTCTGAGATTTGCTTCGAGTAATCTTTCTTTAAAGTGCTCATCATTTTCATCACTATGCTTCATTATTGCAGCAGTTTCTTGCTCCAAGAACTCAGATTTCTTGTTCGGGAGAAAGAACCTGGTTTTGATAACTTTTCTTCTTCGCAGTATAACATAGGCATCAAGGCACTGGGATAATCTTCGGAAAGGCACACCAGTCACAAGCTCGTatgccttctcctcctcctcccgtctCTTCTCCTCTTCCCGAATCTTAACCTTGTCATCCTCCTCAATGTCATCATTAGCAGGACCCGTCACTGTGTTGCATGAATTGATTTTaccctcttcctgctccagccccttctcctcctcctcatcctcctcctcaacatcagcaagaccaatGTTGCATGAATTTGttccatcctcttcctcctccagccccttctccttctcctcctcctgccCCTTCTCATCATCATATGCAGTAGCATCATCATTGACACAtgtatcagcagcagcagcagtaaaaACATCGCCATTATATGAACTGATTCCACCTTCTTTATCCTCCtgccccttctcctcctcctcataattatcatcatcatcggcagcagcagcagcagcaacagtagaGGCAGCAAAAGTATCCATTGCTGTTTTTTCAATTACTTTATCAAGGGCATCCAGAGCAATATGAGATACCTGTCTCTGATTTGTGACACTGCCATCCAAACAAGGTGCTGGAATAGGCACATCAGCATTACAAGCAGCAGCAGTTCCTATAGATCTTTTCTCAGTTATTGTGTCGAGGGCATTGAGAGCACTATGAGAAACTTGTCTGTGGTTTGTCACCGTTCCATCCAAACAAGAGGGTATTGAAATAGGTGCATCCACCTGCTTCCTCTCCAGGGACTTCATGGTGTACTGAAATATCCAATCGTTCTTTCCAGCCTCAGTGGAATACAAAATAAGCATATCAGACGCAACATGGCATGGCAGGTGTCCTTAAAAGACATGTTCTCTTCGTGAGTACTAATAGCATTAACAGCAGCACGAAGCGCGTGTATTTTTAGCTTTAGCCCTGAAACACCACCATCGTACGAACCACCTAAATTTGATAACATCAAATCAGAggcaataatatatttttcaaagttTGCTTCATCATGACTGTCAATGTCTTTGATCTGCCAGCAGCTGTCAATATATTGTTTGAAGGTTGCTTCATCATGCCAACAGAGAAATGGATAGGAAGATTATAAGAAAAGCTTCCATCGTCATTACGACTCCTTCGGACGAAACCCGAAATCCAAATACTTTGACCATCAATCACTACACCAACATCATTATTATTATTCCTGAACCAAAATATAAATGTCCCATCTGCTCTCGAAACAGTGACTTTATTGCCACCAGGTCCAAGCTCATAAACTGTATCAGACCCCGCAAAGTGCCAAAAACGATAAACACTTATTGCCCTCAAATAACTCGCCTGTACCTTGGTGGGACTAGGACTTGTGATGTCAAAAATGACACTGCTCTGCAAAGATGTAAGGGGCTAAGGCAATTAAATACATTGAGAAGCAAAGATGTAAAGGACCAAGGCAATTAAGAGTTACACATTCAGAAGGCAAAGATTATACCTTTATTTCTCCAACATCATAATTGAAAATTCGATTCGGTTCTGGCAGTCCATACAATGTAGACTCATAAAACAGCCGCTTCTTTGCGGCTGACCATTTGGAAAAGAACTGATACTCTGTTTCTGGTACCATTGCCTTGATTTTAAGGTTGATTTCTTCGTCCGACAGAATACTCACGTTCATCTGAAACAAAATTTTACAGATCAATTTACTGAACATCATAAAGAATGCAGATATATACATGGCGAATTCTTGCAACATTAAATTCATTAACATGTTGAAATGCATATCAATTTAACACACCTTAGTCGATGAAATTCTTCTCAAAGTGGTTTCCTTATGTGAAACGTCTAGCGGCTGAAAATGCATTGAATTCTTATCATGAGAATTATAGCATAAAAGATTTCAATTCATAAACATATAATGATACTGCATAATCAATATAAAGTTCACTTGGCACCTTGTTCTCAGCATAAGTCTCAATAATACCAGCCACGGACCAGTTCAAAATATCTGAAATTTCTGTGGTCCATGGGAAAAGAAACTCAACAATATCAACATGTTTACGTTGTGCGGCAACTTGTATTGGCTTCAACCCATCGACATGCTATAGGAAAGAAAAGGATAATAAACAGTCAAAACTTAGTTTTACTTGGCAGTACAAGAAACATGCAAAATTCAACGAAATGTGAGTGTACAATATAACCAAGATGCACAAAAGGTTCATAGTTGCAGCTACAATGCAAAAAAACAAAGTTCAATGATTATACGTTTTTTTAGTATGAAAAAGAAGCAATAGCATCGCTAAACCGGCAAATACAGGTATCGCTCAGATTAGTGTGGATACAACAAGTGTTCTTTCCAATTTGTAAAGAAACGTAAAAAATATGAAGGTTTATTCAAGAAAAATTGAAGTTCGTTGATTACATCACAATAATCTGGGTCAGCTCCATATTTTAGAAACCAATCGACTAGCTTGATGCTCCCACTAGCAGCAGCAGCGTGTAGAGGATTCTTGATAAATTTAGGATCTGCGCCTGCCTATATTGCAGAAAATGTAGTTAGTTTAAGAAGTAAATACAAATGTAGAAGTTTCACTGAGTAAATACAAATATGTTACATGCTGAAATGAACACAAAACAGAAACAGAGCAATAATGAACCCAAAAGGGGCTTGATTAATTGTGTACCTCTATAAAAGATCAAAACACTCGAATGAACCGAAGGAGACAGCACAAGATAGAGGTGTGACTTCATGAACGGAATTGAACTCTGGTTCTGGCTGCACCTGCAAAATCATCGATGTCATAGCTACATGTTCTATAAACCTTCATGAGGAAATTATAATGAAAATTCACCTTAGCACCGTGTTCTATGAGAAACTTGACTGCACATATTTGTCTGCACCTAGCAGCACACGCAAGTGCAGTACCCTCAAAGCCTTTGGCATCAACATTAACTCCCTTGTCAAGTAGAAGCTTCATTATTCCTAATCTTCCTGTATTAAGAAACATACACAACATTATATTACTCCCATTTTAATGAAAACAAAAAACAAGGTATCACTTACCAAACTTTGCAGCCATACACAGTATAGTTGGCCCAATATTCAGGACAGATGGATCGGCCGCGTTGTTGAGCAGGCATTCAACAGTTTCCATATGACTTTTATCTGTAGCTATCTTCAATGCTGTTTGACCTGAAATTTATTCAGAGATAACGTAAACAACATATAAACACTAGGTACAACTAACGCCTATATTCCATCACACGATAGATGTACAGGACAATCAAATAGCATGCTATCATTAAGAAAGCTACACATACGAAGTATTTTAATGATATAGCATCCatctactagttttcttttgtcataTTGTATCCGTCTTCCAATCTTTTCCTACTTGATGAAATTTGTGCAGCAATTAACATTACATGCTGTTACAATTTCAGGAAGATGACTGTCTGTTTTTACTAAGAACATCAAGCACATCGTGATATATGACCCAGAAGTACAATGGGTGTGAAACCAGTACAAATTGCAGTTTAGACACATATCAAACTGCAATAACACTCTATCCATCTCCAATTATACTCGAAACGAACTGCACCACCAAACTGTGCTGCATGGGCCGATTTCAGATTTAAAATTCTATACTCTGATGCTATTGTGGTACTGTAACTGAACCAAAGGGTATTTTTTAGGCATGAATGGAAGGAGTTAAATATAGAATATGAATATGGAAACCACCCTTTAATTTACTCTCCGGTTGCTACTTTCTACAAGGGTTTAATCCATGCAATGGTTCAATCAGATATACCTGAGGGTTTACAAGTTTATTATACAAACCTAGTTTATTCACGAACATATATTATTTAATAATATACTAAGAAAATACCTAACAAAAATTATTTAAAAAGGAAATCATGCTACACATGCATAAAAAATTTAAGTAGTACCTTTACCATAGGCAGCATTCACATCGATGCCAACTTCACTAATTAGATATGAGCAGATATCCGCTTTGCCTTTGTGAGCTGCAAGGTGTAGCAACGTTCGACTCTTGCTGTCCCGAAAGCTGGCGACCATATCATTCCCCTCCTTCTCAATAAGTTCCATAACATCTTCATCGTAAACGGAAAATCAGTTGGTAACACGGGAAAGGAAAGCGTCGGGTCAGATCAGACTAGAGCCTACCTTTCAGTGCCATAGAgtatttgacaaaaaactaccacattaggggttaccgtcccacagaactaccacaTTCAAAAAAGTGACTGATAACTACCAAAAAATTCTAATtttgtgactaaaaactaccacaTTTGAAAAATGACCGGTTTAGACGATTTAAACACgtttatgacatgcgggacccacccgtCAGGGGTGACGTGGCGGCATGGTCAACCTTGTTTATTTAGACCGTTAACTTGAGcgttatgacaagtggggcccacatggtattcttcttcctcctctccgtaTCTTCCTTTGGCATTTTACCAAACACCTCCTGTGCATGGGAGGGAAGCGGGTCAACTCCGGTGACGCGCCCGCCGTGAAGACGCCCCCGTCGCTCCTGACCGAGGAAGATGGTCCAGAGGACGCCACATCCTCGCGCGCCCAGGACGACAGCGAGGTGCGCGCCTCACCTGCTTGAGGTGCTTCACCAAGGTGCTCGTACGTGCTGCAGGAGCTGCTCGTCGTGGTGCTCGCGCTGCTGGTGCTCGCGCACTGTGGCCGAGCCTCGTGGAGGGCGGGAGCCTCAATGTCTCGTTCCAGCGGAAGGGGAGAAGGGTGTTGCGGAGCTCTGGCTCACCCGCGGTCATCGCAGGAGGCGAGAGGAGGCCGGAGCTGTGGTGCTGCTGCTTGCGGCCGCTGCTACTGCTCCTATGCTGGAGGATGTTGCGGTGGTCTTTTTGGAGGTGGCAGCGAAGGACACGGCTTCGACGGCCGAAACATGGTAGTGGCCACGGCCTTGGCGAGCACCCCGGACACCTCGACCTCCGCCGCGCTGTTGGACGCGGAGGGCATGGGGAACTTGACCGTGGCGTGCACAGAGGCGGAGAGGTGGGCCAGGTCCTTCTCGGCGCGACGCAGGGACCGAACCGCGAATGCGAGCCTGTTGCCGCCTCGGCGCCGGAGTGCGGCCTGCGGCTCGGCGGCAAGGGGATGAGCAGGAGCTCGGCGTGCACGTCGAGGCGAGCGAGGCCCGTGGTGCTGTTGCTTGCAGCCGCTGCTACTGCTCCTTGCCGCTGACCACGAGCTCCAGCTCGAAGGGAGGCCGGCGAGGGCGGCAGCAGCAGGGCCTAGAGCTCGCAGCACCTCGGCTTCGCGTGCGGCTGCGCGGGCTTCTCCTCCGGCACCCTCTGGCATGGAAGGCCACCGGAGTGCAGGGCGGCAAAGGCCACCGGAGCATGAGGGGGCGACTGGGCGCCCACTGAAAGCAGCATAGGATGATGCACAGGAGGTGTTTGGTAAAATGCCAAAGGAAGAtacagagaggaggaagaagaacggctgtgggccccacctgtcataacgGTCAACTTAACGGCCAAACTAAACAGAGTTGACCGTGCCGCCACATCACCCTTGACGggtgggtcctgcatgtcataaACGTGTTTAAATCGTCTAAACCGGTCATTTAtcaaaagtggtagtttttagtcacaaaATTAGAAATTTTTGGTACTTATCAGTCACTTTTTTGAAtgtggtagttctgtgggacggcaacccctaatgtggtagttttttgtcaaatacTCCAGTGCCATATGTCCATCGCGCGCGGATATTATCAAAGCTTCCATGACACCAGCCGCGAACGAGAAGGGAGAGGGAGGATTCTTAGCCTCCAACGAGGAATCTAGGGTCTGCATCCCGATAATCAATTAACCTGGTTCGGCATCTAAGGAAACGAAACGCGGGGAGCAGAGGAGGCGAGTCCGAGCTTACCTGCAGGTCGCGGTGCACGCTCCAGTCGCCCCCGTCGTacacgtcgtcgccgccgccttaaATCGGAAGGCAGCTGATGTAGTCGGCTCGCCTCGGTCGCTGCAGCTCTGGAGCAGGAGAGGAGGCAGCAGAGCGGCGCCGGCTCGTCCCGTTCCTAGACGGAAGCGACGGGGGTGGTGGCTCTGGTCGTCGAGCTCGCCCCGTTGGAGAAGAAGGCGCTGGGGGGTTGGACCAGGAGGAGAGGAGGCGACGGAGCTCGTCGGGGTGGCGGAAGGGGCGGACGCGaggctgcggctgcggctgcgctcggggtGACTCGGGCGCGTCGGGAAATGGGCGAGTAGGGAAGGGTCGGAAAGCAACTCGGGCCTCCCCGTGCTCCCATGATACGGACTCCCGAGAGcccttgatctgagatccaatggttgAGCTTCTGCAAGTTTGCAAAAACCCCTCCAAAATCTGATATTTACACGCAAGTCTAGAAGTTTTGGTCAGTGGGCGTTGGAGGGAAAGTATTAGGTGCTAGGTGGTACGCCCTGTGTGCTCCCATCCATGATACGGACTCCTGAGAGCCCAATGATTGCATAAGGTCTGCAAGTTCGCAACAAAAAAAAACCTTCAAAATCTCATATTTACACACAAATCTAGAAGCTTGGTCAGTGgccgttggatctcagatccaaggtcTCTCGGTATCACCTGATATTTTCCCGTGTCTCCAATGTTGATTtcaaatttcctcccgcatccatACATGGACACAGGGCCAGTTCGCGGACACGAATGCATGAGCCAGCCATCCAACGCTATATGTATACATCGGGTCCCAATCTTTTTTAAGTCTGCACATTCAAATAGCCGCATATATAGTCTAGCATGGTTCAAATGTTCAAATGCACCTGTAGttctaatttaaaaaaaatcaaatattacACTCCAACATTGTTGTACCCTCTAACCGTCCACGGATATTCAATTAAAT
The Triticum dicoccoides isolate Atlit2015 ecotype Zavitan chromosome 3A, WEW_v2.0, whole genome shotgun sequence genome window above contains:
- the LOC119267882 gene encoding uncharacterized protein LOC119267882 — translated: MPEGAGGEARAAAREAEVLRALGPAAAALAGLPSSWSSWSAARSSSSGCKQQHHGPRSPRRARRAPAHPLAAEPQAALRRRGGNRLAFAVRSLRRAEKDLAHLSASVHATVKFPMPSASNSAAEVEVSGVLAKAVATTMFRPSKPCPSLPPPKRPPQHPPA